Proteins found in one Microbacterium sp. SSM24 genomic segment:
- a CDS encoding RidA family protein: protein MRSIVTVPVLSEAFARLGVPLTLVNTAGPMVYVSGLPPYDPETGELVRGDIATQTDTCLRALTACLAAAGASLDDVVNVRVYAANAGHYRTINDVYARHFPDAAPTRVFVPVASWSGEFDIEIDAVAYLAAAAPETSG from the coding sequence ATGCGATCCATCGTCACCGTCCCGGTGCTGTCCGAGGCGTTCGCGCGCCTGGGAGTCCCGCTCACGCTCGTCAACACCGCCGGCCCGATGGTCTACGTCTCGGGCCTGCCGCCCTACGATCCCGAGACGGGTGAGCTCGTGCGCGGCGACATCGCCACGCAGACCGACACGTGCCTGAGGGCGCTGACCGCCTGCCTCGCCGCGGCGGGGGCCTCGCTCGACGACGTCGTCAATGTGCGCGTCTACGCCGCGAACGCCGGCCACTACCGCACGATCAACGACGTCTACGCGCGCCACTTCCCCGACGCCGCGCCGACGCGGGTCTTCGTCCCCGTCGCGAGCTGGTCGGGCGAATTCGACATCGAGATCGATGCCGTCGCCTATCTGGCCGCTGCGGCGCCGGAGACCAGCGGATGA
- a CDS encoding winged helix-turn-helix transcriptional regulator, which yields MPLRSDWSNEFCPIRRSLDVLGDPWVLLIVRDVLHGRGRFDALRENLGIADAVLSRRLSAMVDAGLLTRVDYRDGGRVRQGYAATDAAAELLPILQQLAVWGERHTNTPPGGGHMAMIHEACGHETTQGEICSACGQALAAADMTWVKPWKNARDRLQPAGVLV from the coding sequence ATGCCGCTGAGATCCGATTGGTCGAACGAGTTCTGCCCGATCCGTCGCTCGCTCGACGTCCTGGGCGACCCGTGGGTTCTGCTGATCGTGCGCGACGTGCTCCATGGGCGCGGCCGGTTCGACGCCCTCCGCGAAAACCTCGGCATCGCCGATGCCGTCCTCAGCCGTCGCCTGAGCGCGATGGTCGACGCCGGCCTGCTCACGCGGGTCGATTACCGAGACGGCGGTCGCGTGCGGCAGGGCTACGCGGCCACGGATGCCGCAGCCGAGCTCCTTCCGATCCTCCAGCAGCTCGCGGTCTGGGGTGAGCGGCACACCAACACCCCGCCGGGTGGCGGCCACATGGCGATGATCCACGAAGCCTGCGGCCACGAGACCACGCAGGGCGAGATCTGCAGCGCGTGCGGGCAGGCGCTCGCCGCCGCGGACATGACGTGGGTCAAGCCGTGGAAGAACGCGCGCGACCGGCTGCAGCCGGCCGGCGTCCTGGTGTGA
- a CDS encoding zinc-ribbon domain-containing protein, with protein sequence MAERVELWWARRQFSKGAEIPYPVGSYREAWASFPALIRQYHPELNAGIVLSQVPPAADVLLLWQCEAGHSFAATPDEQRHRPGRERRRSAWCPECADLARPPRALPMRDVVVPPGSTVPAAVASPIGRAVLRAKKPRRPQQLCPKTPDLPVGEPFLSECAPKPASAVEARLRADLFARLSVTPGLNAVRVARPFFEHVEVWPDILLPELRIAVEYDSTGRHGLEHVGKRADADRRKDRALRAAKWEVVRIRTGRLEPLGPYDLQLSAWNRKGLDRLIDALRDIRGPLLVDPYLS encoded by the coding sequence ATGGCGGAGCGCGTCGAACTGTGGTGGGCACGCCGCCAGTTCTCGAAGGGTGCGGAGATTCCGTACCCCGTGGGGTCCTATCGCGAGGCGTGGGCCTCGTTTCCGGCGCTCATCCGGCAGTACCACCCCGAACTCAACGCCGGCATCGTCCTGAGTCAAGTTCCGCCCGCCGCCGACGTGCTCCTGCTGTGGCAGTGCGAGGCGGGCCACTCCTTCGCCGCCACGCCGGACGAGCAGCGCCACCGCCCGGGCCGCGAGCGCCGCCGATCGGCCTGGTGCCCGGAGTGCGCCGACCTCGCCCGCCCGCCCCGGGCGCTGCCCATGCGAGATGTCGTGGTCCCGCCCGGCTCAACGGTGCCCGCCGCCGTCGCGAGCCCGATCGGACGCGCGGTGCTCCGCGCGAAGAAGCCGCGCCGCCCGCAGCAGCTCTGCCCGAAGACGCCCGACCTGCCCGTGGGCGAGCCGTTCCTCTCGGAGTGCGCGCCCAAGCCCGCATCCGCGGTCGAGGCGCGCCTGCGCGCAGACCTGTTCGCACGGCTCTCGGTGACACCCGGCCTCAACGCCGTCCGGGTCGCGCGGCCGTTCTTCGAGCACGTCGAGGTGTGGCCCGACATCCTGCTCCCCGAGCTGCGCATCGCCGTCGAGTACGACAGCACGGGGCGCCACGGTCTGGAGCACGTGGGAAAGCGGGCCGACGCCGACCGCCGCAAGGACCGGGCGCTGCGCGCGGCGAAGTGGGAGGTGGTGCGCATCCGGACGGGGCGACTCGAACCGCTGGGCCCCTACGACCTTCAGCTGTCGGCGTGGAACCGCAAAGGCCTCGACCGCCTCATCGACGCGCTGCGCGACATCCGCGGTCCGCTGCTCGTCGACCCCTACCTGTCATGA
- a CDS encoding FtsX-like permease family protein, which translates to MVDLATVINEAWRTSVTHPWRFFAGSTLVAAALTGSVAAELHVGYTAMATISEEQLRGASVLVIENDSGTLDSRDCLRLDHQDGVVAAGGVTNPDVVSIGSPPVIDVRRVYATEGYFDILDLPLSALPGRIGSIGADVQAELGVAPEAVIDLSDGSQVTVSKAAPSIRAEERGRWLTVLAPTLARVQQCWVETERGALSAVRSTLVAALGDAGQLNVTTLRDRVLSDAATEAWDRRWTQWAWAAGGVSAALSCGLLVAARRHEYALYRLLGLSRAATSLIAMLETAMMSACGIGIASLCVGAYIAQLPQESLSTLAEIGGAQLLLASALASVAAGAVTVAVASGRTAQIIRNRR; encoded by the coding sequence ATGGTTGACCTCGCGACCGTGATCAATGAGGCCTGGCGTACATCGGTCACCCACCCCTGGCGTTTCTTCGCGGGATCGACTCTCGTCGCTGCGGCCCTCACGGGGAGCGTCGCGGCAGAGCTACACGTCGGCTACACCGCAATGGCGACCATCTCGGAAGAGCAGCTGCGCGGCGCGAGCGTCCTCGTGATCGAGAACGATTCGGGCACTCTGGATAGTCGAGACTGCCTCAGGCTCGACCATCAGGATGGCGTCGTCGCCGCTGGCGGTGTCACGAATCCGGACGTGGTCTCGATCGGCTCACCACCCGTCATCGATGTCCGCCGCGTCTATGCCACAGAGGGATATTTCGACATCCTCGACCTTCCGCTGTCGGCGCTCCCGGGGCGCATCGGTTCGATCGGCGCGGACGTGCAGGCGGAACTGGGTGTAGCCCCCGAGGCGGTGATCGACCTGTCGGATGGTAGTCAGGTCACGGTTTCCAAGGCCGCTCCCTCGATCAGAGCCGAGGAGCGCGGCCGATGGCTGACGGTGCTCGCTCCTACCCTCGCTCGCGTGCAGCAGTGCTGGGTGGAGACGGAGCGGGGCGCGCTCTCTGCGGTCCGATCCACGCTGGTCGCCGCCCTCGGAGATGCCGGGCAGTTGAACGTGACGACGCTTCGGGATCGAGTGCTAAGCGACGCCGCGACAGAGGCATGGGATCGCCGCTGGACACAGTGGGCTTGGGCGGCTGGGGGCGTGAGCGCAGCGCTCTCTTGCGGACTTCTCGTCGCCGCCAGGCGTCACGAGTATGCGCTCTACCGCCTGCTCGGTCTTTCGCGTGCCGCGACGTCCCTCATCGCGATGTTGGAGACCGCGATGATGTCCGCCTGCGGCATTGGGATCGCCTCCCTGTGCGTCGGTGCCTACATCGCGCAGTTGCCGCAGGAGTCTCTCTCCACGCTGGCGGAGATCGGTGGCGCGCAATTGCTTCTCGCCTCCGCCCTGGCAAGTGTCGCGGCAGGAGCAGTCACGGTCGCCGTCGCATCTGGTCGGACCGCTCAGATCATACGGAACCGGCGCTGA
- a CDS encoding ATP-binding cassette domain-containing protein — translation MLEDVGFRYGPGADVLFSGISLEWNLGSFNAVEGPSGCGKSTLLDLLGGMRQPTSGRVVLRDHRDGASQVLDRRAASAWILQNNLVLSGRPVLDNVLIGATARGMKPSSARNAAVDAIEYLGLSSRLTSVVNDLSGGEQQRVTIARCLCSPSMLILADEPTGNLDAKNARLVTAGLKAASRAGKLVVVATHDGDVVEACDSSLSLRPSASRDG, via the coding sequence GTGCTCGAGGACGTCGGCTTTCGATACGGACCGGGTGCAGACGTCCTGTTCTCTGGCATTTCTCTGGAATGGAACCTGGGGAGCTTCAATGCCGTCGAGGGGCCGTCAGGATGTGGCAAGTCCACACTGCTCGACCTTCTCGGAGGAATGCGTCAACCGACATCGGGGAGAGTTGTTCTCCGAGACCACCGCGATGGCGCCTCCCAAGTGCTCGATCGACGGGCTGCATCGGCCTGGATCCTGCAGAACAATCTGGTCCTGAGCGGGCGACCGGTGCTCGACAACGTGCTGATCGGAGCAACAGCTCGAGGAATGAAGCCGTCATCGGCGCGAAACGCCGCGGTCGACGCGATCGAGTACCTGGGCCTGAGTTCCCGACTGACGTCCGTCGTGAACGATCTGTCAGGCGGGGAGCAACAACGAGTCACCATCGCCAGGTGTCTCTGCTCGCCGTCGATGCTCATCCTCGCGGATGAGCCCACCGGGAATCTGGACGCGAAGAACGCGCGACTCGTCACCGCGGGTCTCAAAGCGGCCTCTCGAGCAGGAAAGCTCGTCGTGGTGGCTACGCACGACGGAGATGTGGTCGAGGCGTGCGACTCATCGTTGAGCCTTCGGCCTTCCGCGAGTCGCGATGGTTGA
- the dinB gene encoding DNA polymerase IV, with the protein MRGEATVLHADLDAFYASVEQRDDPALRGRPVIVGGGVVLAASYEAKARGVRTAMGGRQAREVCPDAVIVPPRMEAYSEASKAVFAIFRDTTPLVEGISIDEAFLEVGGLRRIAGAPEEIAARLRARVRTEVGLAISVGVARTKFLAKVASAVSKPDGLLVVEPEREEEFLLPLPVERLWGVGAVTAEKLHGLGIRTVGQLAELEAATAERLLGRAAGAHLHALARLRDPRPVDTTKRRGSIGSQRALGNRPRSADELDVFLTQIVDRLGRRLREKDRVCRTVVLRLRYGDYARATRSHSVRHPTDRTAVLLTVARALLAAALPTIEERGITLIGISLSGLGRVDSIQPELPIDWDDGARLDTVLDAVRDRFGSASVARATQLGRDPGWSTPLLPEHE; encoded by the coding sequence ATGCGAGGCGAGGCGACGGTGCTGCACGCGGACCTCGACGCCTTCTACGCGTCGGTCGAGCAGCGCGACGATCCCGCGCTGCGCGGGCGGCCGGTCATCGTCGGCGGGGGTGTGGTGCTGGCCGCGAGCTACGAGGCGAAGGCCCGCGGCGTGCGCACCGCGATGGGGGGCAGGCAGGCGCGGGAGGTGTGCCCGGATGCTGTCATCGTGCCGCCGCGGATGGAGGCGTATTCCGAGGCGAGCAAGGCGGTGTTCGCGATCTTCCGCGACACGACTCCCCTCGTCGAGGGCATCTCGATCGACGAGGCGTTCCTCGAGGTCGGCGGGCTTCGCCGCATCGCGGGCGCTCCCGAAGAGATCGCGGCCCGGCTGCGCGCCCGCGTGCGGACGGAGGTCGGACTCGCGATCTCGGTGGGCGTCGCCCGGACCAAGTTCCTGGCCAAGGTCGCGAGCGCGGTGAGCAAGCCCGACGGGCTGCTCGTGGTCGAGCCCGAGCGCGAGGAGGAGTTCCTGCTCCCCCTGCCCGTGGAGCGACTGTGGGGCGTGGGCGCGGTCACCGCCGAGAAGCTGCACGGGCTCGGCATCCGCACGGTCGGCCAGCTGGCCGAGCTCGAGGCCGCGACGGCCGAGCGTCTGCTGGGCCGGGCCGCCGGCGCGCACCTGCACGCGCTGGCCCGGCTGCGCGACCCGCGACCGGTCGACACGACGAAGCGACGGGGCTCCATCGGTTCGCAGCGCGCGCTCGGCAACCGGCCGCGCTCGGCCGATGAGCTCGACGTGTTCCTCACGCAGATCGTCGACCGGCTCGGCCGCCGCCTGCGCGAGAAGGACCGCGTGTGCCGGACGGTGGTGCTCCGCCTTCGGTACGGCGACTACGCCAGGGCCACCCGCTCCCACAGCGTGCGGCATCCGACGGATCGGACGGCCGTGCTGCTCACGGTCGCGCGGGCACTTCTCGCAGCGGCGCTCCCGACGATCGAGGAGCGCGGCATCACGCTCATCGGCATCTCCCTGTCGGGACTCGGCCGGGTCGACAGCATCCAGCCCGAGCTTCCGATCGACTGGGACGACGGCGCCCGGCTCGACACAGTGCTGGATGCCGTGCGGGACCGATTCGGCTCGGCATCCGTCGCCCGCGCCACGCAGCTGGGGCGCGATCCGGGATGGTCCACGCCGCTGCTGCCCGAGCACGAGTGA
- a CDS encoding VOC family protein, with the protein MRLVQIAQRAEDLQRAADFYTVLLETAPVATFDPPGLLFFDLDGVRLLLDRKAPSSVIYLHVDNVHETLERLEGLADVVSHPHVIFTHEDDALGPEGHEEWQAFIRDSEGNTVGLIAFQRP; encoded by the coding sequence ATGAGACTCGTGCAGATCGCGCAGCGCGCGGAGGACCTCCAGCGGGCCGCGGACTTCTACACCGTGCTCCTCGAGACCGCACCCGTGGCCACCTTCGATCCCCCCGGACTCCTCTTCTTCGACCTCGACGGCGTGCGGCTGCTGCTCGATCGCAAGGCGCCGTCGTCGGTGATCTACCTGCACGTCGACAACGTGCACGAGACTCTGGAACGCCTCGAGGGCCTCGCCGACGTCGTGAGCCACCCGCACGTGATCTTCACCCACGAGGACGACGCCCTCGGCCCCGAGGGGCACGAGGAGTGGCAGGCTTTCATCCGCGACTCCGAGGGCAACACGGTCGGCCTGATCGCCTTCCAGCGCCCGTAG
- a CDS encoding alpha/beta fold hydrolase yields the protein MDAAFPALTEMPAPQFVMSAEGHRIATYVWGDADAPTVLCVHGFASSCRDNWVNTGWVRDLTRAGFRVLGVDQRGHGASDKPHEPEAYGMDALTSDLVAVLDTYLLDSVLYAGYSLGARVGWQLAVNAPEHVERAVLGGIPDGRPLARLQIEQARAYAEHGTPVEDQVTRNYVTLAERVPGNDLRALVALAEGMRLGDADPDPARPPQQRVLFATGSEDAILERSRALAAVTPHGDFTELPGRHHFNAPGSRDFRRVAREFFEAGN from the coding sequence GTGGATGCCGCGTTCCCTGCCCTGACCGAGATGCCCGCGCCGCAGTTCGTGATGTCGGCGGAGGGTCATCGCATCGCGACGTACGTGTGGGGCGATGCCGATGCCCCGACCGTGCTGTGCGTTCACGGATTCGCCTCCAGCTGCCGCGACAACTGGGTCAACACCGGATGGGTGCGCGATCTCACTCGTGCGGGATTCCGCGTGCTCGGCGTCGACCAGCGGGGGCACGGCGCCAGCGACAAGCCGCACGAGCCCGAGGCGTACGGGATGGATGCTCTGACGTCCGACCTCGTCGCCGTGCTCGACACGTACCTGCTCGACTCGGTGCTCTACGCGGGCTACTCGCTGGGCGCGCGCGTCGGCTGGCAGCTCGCGGTGAACGCGCCCGAGCACGTCGAGCGCGCCGTGCTCGGCGGCATCCCCGACGGCCGTCCGCTCGCGCGGCTGCAGATCGAGCAGGCGCGCGCGTACGCCGAGCACGGCACGCCGGTCGAGGACCAGGTGACGCGCAACTACGTGACCCTCGCGGAGCGCGTGCCCGGCAACGATCTGCGCGCGCTCGTCGCACTCGCCGAAGGCATGCGCCTCGGCGATGCCGATCCGGATCCCGCGCGACCGCCGCAGCAGCGCGTGCTCTTCGCCACGGGCAGCGAGGACGCGATCCTCGAGCGCTCGCGGGCACTCGCGGCGGTGACTCCTCACGGCGACTTCACCGAGCTTCCCGGGCGGCACCACTTCAACGCCCCGGGCTCGCGCGACTTCCGCCGGGTGGCGCGGGAGTTCTTCGAGGCCGGGAACTGA
- a CDS encoding L-serine ammonia-lyase, iron-sulfur-dependent, subunit alpha has product MSAYVSAFELFSIGVGPSSSHTVGPMRAALDFVNRLRAEGLLDRVGRVTCTLFGSLGATGIGHGTPDAVVAGLMGLEPETVDPDAVRAAWTAWPAGRALPLGGTRPIEFARDDIAFEPRTRLPGHPNAMTLEAWVTPDSGRPRGAVTTAAAGQVRETGVTLPVVSAPAIADDTGLLLRETYYSVGGGFIRRDGEPPRVQSRGYRFDFGSAEELLALCDEHGLTIAELARMNEEALRDDEQIAAGLDAIWDAMAACVDAGLHADGVLPGMLQVKRRAGSIRSQLDEAEADGRRELPGEWLGAFALAVNEENAAGGRVVTAPTNGAAGILPAVAMYWWRFLADSGLGAGNAVTPYGELVGSALLGYDGHAAPADERTAWDEASVAEANRRRGIRRFLLTATALGSLFKANASISGAEGGCQAEVGSACAMAAGGLTAVMGGTNRQIENAAEIAMEHHLGLTCDPVGGLVQIPCIERNAIAASTAVTAARLALRGDGSHYVSLDTVVETMRQTGIDMSHKYKETSEGGLAVNVIEC; this is encoded by the coding sequence GTGAGCGCCTACGTCTCGGCGTTCGAGCTGTTCTCCATCGGCGTAGGACCCTCGAGCTCCCACACGGTCGGTCCCATGCGGGCCGCCCTCGACTTCGTCAACCGTCTGCGCGCCGAGGGTCTCCTCGATCGCGTCGGTCGCGTGACCTGCACTCTCTTCGGCTCGCTCGGTGCGACCGGCATCGGGCACGGCACCCCCGACGCCGTCGTCGCCGGACTGATGGGCCTCGAGCCCGAGACCGTCGATCCCGACGCGGTCCGCGCGGCGTGGACGGCGTGGCCCGCGGGCCGTGCCCTGCCCCTCGGCGGAACGCGCCCGATCGAGTTCGCGAGGGACGACATCGCCTTCGAGCCGCGCACACGCCTGCCCGGCCACCCCAATGCGATGACGCTCGAGGCCTGGGTGACGCCCGACTCCGGTCGACCACGCGGGGCTGTGACGACGGCCGCCGCCGGCCAGGTCCGCGAGACCGGCGTGACCCTTCCGGTCGTGAGCGCGCCGGCGATCGCGGACGACACCGGGCTGCTCCTGCGCGAGACCTACTACTCCGTCGGCGGCGGCTTCATCCGCCGGGACGGCGAGCCCCCGCGCGTGCAGTCACGCGGGTACCGGTTCGACTTCGGCAGCGCCGAGGAGCTCCTCGCCCTGTGCGACGAACACGGCCTGACGATCGCCGAACTCGCCCGCATGAACGAGGAGGCGCTGCGCGACGACGAACAGATCGCCGCCGGCCTCGACGCGATCTGGGACGCGATGGCCGCCTGCGTCGATGCCGGCCTCCACGCCGATGGGGTGCTCCCCGGGATGCTGCAGGTCAAGCGCCGTGCGGGGTCGATCAGGTCCCAGCTCGACGAGGCGGAGGCGGACGGGCGCCGCGAGCTGCCCGGCGAGTGGCTGGGGGCGTTCGCGCTCGCCGTGAACGAGGAGAACGCCGCGGGCGGACGGGTCGTGACCGCGCCCACGAACGGTGCGGCCGGCATCCTCCCCGCCGTCGCGATGTACTGGTGGCGGTTCCTCGCCGATTCCGGGCTCGGCGCGGGGAACGCCGTGACCCCGTACGGCGAGCTCGTCGGCAGCGCGCTCCTCGGCTACGACGGACATGCGGCGCCGGCCGACGAACGCACGGCGTGGGACGAGGCATCCGTCGCCGAGGCGAACCGCAGGCGCGGCATCCGGCGCTTCCTGCTCACGGCGACTGCGCTCGGCTCGCTGTTCAAGGCCAACGCGTCGATCTCGGGCGCTGAGGGCGGATGCCAGGCCGAGGTCGGATCCGCGTGCGCGATGGCGGCCGGCGGCCTCACCGCGGTGATGGGCGGCACGAACCGGCAGATCGAGAACGCCGCCGAGATCGCGATGGAGCACCATCTCGGACTCACGTGCGACCCCGTGGGCGGTCTCGTGCAGATCCCGTGCATCGAGCGCAACGCGATCGCCGCCTCGACCGCCGTGACCGCTGCGCGCCTCGCGCTGCGCGGTGACGGCAGCCACTACGTGAGCCTCGACACCGTGGTCGAGACGATGCGCCAGACCGGCATCGACATGTCGCACAAGTACAAGGAGACCAGCGAGGGCGGCCTCGCGGTCAACGTCATCGAGTGCTGA
- a CDS encoding TetR family transcriptional regulator — MAEYVVPAPKRRRGRPRAGESDARDRIMAAAVEEFGEAGYDGATIRGIAARAGVDSALVHHHFGTKADLFGEAIGAPMRPDLALPEILAGPRELVGESIVRYILETWEQPEVRRRGVMLLRSAIGNKLTTPLLSGFLSRELLSPIARVLDAPDADLRATLAASQIAGLLVARYVLRLPALAEASVDDLVSRVAPTVQRYLFG; from the coding sequence GTGGCGGAGTACGTGGTCCCCGCGCCCAAGCGGCGCCGCGGCCGGCCGCGCGCGGGGGAGTCCGACGCGCGGGATCGCATCATGGCCGCGGCCGTGGAGGAGTTCGGCGAGGCCGGGTACGACGGCGCGACCATCCGCGGGATCGCGGCGCGCGCGGGGGTCGACTCCGCGCTGGTGCACCACCACTTCGGCACGAAGGCCGACCTGTTCGGCGAGGCGATCGGGGCGCCCATGCGCCCCGATCTGGCCCTGCCTGAGATCCTGGCGGGACCGCGCGAGCTGGTCGGAGAAAGCATCGTCCGCTACATCCTCGAGACGTGGGAGCAGCCCGAAGTCCGGCGCCGCGGCGTGATGCTGCTGCGTTCGGCGATCGGCAACAAGCTGACCACGCCGCTCCTCTCCGGGTTCCTCTCGCGCGAGCTCCTCTCGCCGATCGCCCGCGTGCTCGACGCACCCGACGCGGACCTTCGCGCCACGCTCGCGGCCTCGCAGATCGCCGGGCTCCTCGTCGCGCGGTATGTCCTGCGGCTGCCGGCGCTGGCCGAGGCATCCGTCGATGATCTCGTCTCCCGGGTCGCGCCGACGGTGCAGCGCTACCTGTTCGGCTGA
- a CDS encoding ABC transporter ATP-binding protein, with the protein MNKSPSSAVEVRGLHVKRGTTEVFTSLDFDIPRGQITGLMGPSGCGKTTLMRSIVGVQKVDGGTVTVLGDPAGTAVQRRRVAYDTQAASVYGDLTIEQNLRYFARIIGAPRSDVDRVIERVGLSGQARQTVESLSGGQEGRVSLAVALLGSPELIVLDEPTVGLDPVLRAELWDLFRGLSSDGATIVVSSHVMDEALRCDRLILMRAGRIVADTTPAGLLADTGQTDPDAAFLTLIERDVADAEHKPASRREAREEAPE; encoded by the coding sequence ATGAATAAATCGCCGTCGAGCGCCGTGGAGGTCCGCGGCCTGCACGTGAAGCGGGGCACGACCGAGGTGTTCACGAGCCTCGACTTCGACATCCCGCGCGGGCAGATCACCGGGCTGATGGGTCCCTCCGGGTGCGGCAAGACGACCCTCATGCGGTCGATCGTCGGCGTGCAGAAGGTGGACGGCGGCACGGTCACCGTGCTCGGCGACCCGGCGGGCACGGCAGTGCAGCGTCGGCGCGTCGCCTACGACACGCAGGCCGCGTCCGTCTACGGCGACCTGACGATCGAGCAGAATCTCCGCTACTTCGCGCGGATCATCGGGGCACCCCGCTCCGACGTCGACCGCGTCATCGAGCGCGTCGGGCTCAGCGGCCAGGCGCGTCAGACCGTCGAGTCGCTGAGCGGCGGGCAGGAGGGCCGCGTGTCGCTCGCGGTCGCCCTGCTGGGCAGCCCCGAGCTGATCGTTCTCGACGAGCCCACGGTCGGACTCGACCCGGTGCTGCGGGCCGAGCTGTGGGACCTCTTCCGCGGACTCTCGTCCGACGGCGCGACGATCGTCGTCAGCAGTCATGTCATGGACGAGGCGCTTCGCTGCGATCGGCTCATCCTCATGCGGGCGGGCAGGATCGTCGCCGACACGACCCCCGCCGGCCTGCTCGCCGACACCGGTCAGACGGATCCGGATGCCGCCTTCCTCACCCTCATCGAGCGTGACGTCGCCGACGCGGAGCACAAGCCGGCCTCCCGGCGCGAGGCACGCGAGGAGGCCCCCGAATGA
- a CDS encoding ABC transporter permease produces the protein MNGTRTLATAARILRQLSHDPRSIALMLVAPSLLVGLFAWLFSEQDGVFDIYGPPILALFPFIIMFLITSITTLRERRSGTLERLMTTPLGKADFIVGYAIAFGLMAMLQAVVTVSFAVWVCGLETEGPVWQLGLVAVTDAVLGMALGLLASAFARTEFQAVQFMPLIVFPQILLGGLFMPRDEMPAALEVISDFLPLSYAIDAINAVTAGDEGWDVYGPLLIVAAFLLGSLILAALTLRRRTP, from the coding sequence ATGAACGGCACCCGCACCCTCGCGACCGCCGCACGCATCCTGCGCCAGCTGAGCCACGATCCGCGCTCGATCGCACTCATGCTCGTCGCGCCGAGCCTTCTCGTCGGCCTGTTCGCGTGGCTCTTCAGCGAACAGGACGGGGTCTTCGACATCTACGGGCCGCCGATCCTGGCGCTCTTCCCCTTCATCATCATGTTCCTCATCACCTCGATCACGACGCTCCGCGAGCGCCGCTCGGGAACCCTCGAGCGGCTCATGACGACGCCGCTCGGCAAGGCCGACTTCATCGTCGGCTACGCGATCGCGTTCGGGCTCATGGCGATGCTGCAGGCGGTCGTCACGGTGTCGTTCGCCGTCTGGGTGTGCGGCCTCGAGACCGAGGGCCCGGTGTGGCAGCTCGGCCTGGTCGCCGTGACGGATGCCGTCCTCGGCATGGCGCTCGGCCTGCTCGCGAGCGCGTTCGCGCGCACCGAGTTCCAGGCCGTGCAGTTCATGCCGCTCATCGTCTTCCCGCAGATCCTGCTCGGCGGCCTCTTCATGCCGCGTGACGAGATGCCCGCCGCGCTCGAGGTGATCAGCGACTTCCTTCCGCTGAGCTACGCGATCGACGCGATCAACGCCGTCACGGCGGGCGATGAGGGGTGGGACGTGTACGGCCCGCTCTTGATCGTGGCGGCGTTCCTGCTGGGATCCCTGATCCTCGCCGCGCTCACCCTTCGCCGCCGCACTCCCTGA
- a CDS encoding MarR family winged helix-turn-helix transcriptional regulator, translated as MTDRRLAIDAWESLFRAQHEVFDDINDDFDEDTLSQAEYDVLLTVTRGEGMTARLRDVTANMLISQPSVSRLVDRMAVRGLIAKCADPDDGRGSLVRATDAGAALFRRLASAHGRAIAARMSLLSDDELTQLRDLTAKLRNKQPGC; from the coding sequence ATGACGGATCGACGCCTCGCCATCGACGCGTGGGAAAGCCTGTTCCGCGCGCAGCACGAGGTCTTCGACGACATCAACGACGACTTCGACGAAGACACGCTCAGCCAGGCCGAGTACGACGTGCTCCTCACGGTGACGCGCGGCGAAGGCATGACCGCGCGCCTGCGCGACGTCACCGCCAACATGCTCATCAGCCAGCCGAGCGTCTCACGCCTCGTCGATCGCATGGCGGTCCGCGGTCTGATCGCCAAGTGCGCGGATCCCGATGACGGGCGCGGCTCACTCGTGCGGGCGACGGATGCCGGAGCCGCCCTCTTCCGTCGGCTGGCGAGTGCGCACGGACGAGCGATCGCGGCGCGCATGTCGCTGCTCAGCGACGACGAACTCACCCAGCTGCGCGATCTCACCGCGAAGCTGCGCAACAAGCAGCCCGGCTGCTGA